gctccGCCTGCTAGTGGGACGCGGACATGGACCAGGCCCCCTCCATCCTCCAGACCGAGAAGGCGTAGCTGAGCCGCTCATGGGCCACATAGCTGCAGCTTGCCATCTTGGAGTCCAGCTCGTCGCTCTGGAGAACCTGGTAGAGGAAGTCGATGTACCTGGCCGCCAACTTGAGGGTCTGGATCTTGCTCAGCTTGTCCGAAGGCAGCGTGGGGATGATCTTCCGCAGCGCGGCGAACGCCTCGTTCAGCGATTGCGTGCGCTGGCGCTCCCGCACGTTGGCCATGACCCGCTGCGTCTGCAGCTCCTCGTAGGACTGCGGGCtcccgccgccgctgctgctgccgccgccgccggcgccgccgccgccgccacccgcAGATTTCTTGCCGCGCTTGCCCTGGGCCGGGCTGCCCGGCTCGTCGCCGCCTCCGACGCCCCCGCCCGCGGCCCCGCCGGGCCCCGNNNNNNNNNNNNNNNNNNNNNNNNNNNNNNNNNNNNNNNNNNNNNNNNNNNNNNNNNNNNNNNNNNNNNNNNNNNNNNNNNNNNNNNNNNNNNNNNNNNNNNNNNNNNNNNNNNNNNNNNNNNNNNNNNNNNNNNNNNNNNNNNNNNNNNNNNNNNNNNNNNNNNNNNNNNNNNNNNNNNNNNNNNNNNNNNNNNNNNNNNNNNNNNNNNNNNNNNNNNNNNNNNNNNNNNNNNNNNNNNNNNNNNNNNNNNNNNNNNNNNNNNNNNNNNNNNNNNNNNNNNNNNNNNNNNNNNNNNNNNNNNNNNNNNNNNNNNNNNNNNNNNNNNNN
The Panthera uncia isolate 11264 chromosome A2, Puncia_PCG_1.0, whole genome shotgun sequence genome window above contains:
- the TWIST1 gene encoding twist-related protein 1 gives rise to the protein MMQDVSSSPVSPADDSLSNSEEEPDRQQPPSGKRGGRXXXXXXXXXXXXXGPGGAAGGGVGGGDEPGSPAQGKRGKKSAGGGGGGAGGGGSSSGGGSPQSYEELQTQRVMANVRERQRTQSLNEAFAALRKIIPTLPSDKLSKIQTLKLAARYIDFLYQVLQSDELDSKMASCSYVAHERLSYAFSVWRMEGAWSMSASH